In Armatimonadota bacterium, the genomic stretch ATAACTGCAACAGCCCACTTTTCGTCCGAAACGACGACAAGCCAGAAACCATTCGAGAAAGGCTGAACATCTTCCATGAAAACACTAAGCCCGTGATTGACTACTATGTTGAGCACGGATTAGTGCGCCACATTGACGGCTCTCAAGAACCTGACAAGGTGTATCAAGATATTGAAAAGGCACTTGGGCTCGAATGATCATTCTTAAGACCCGCGCCGAAATCGCGAAAATGCGAGAAGCGGGCCGGATATTGGCGCGTGCGCAACGAATCGCGGGCGAAATGTTGCGTCCCGGCATCACCACAGAAGAACTTGATGCCGAAATCCATCGAGTTATCACCGAAGCTGGCGCAAGTCCGAGCTTCTTGGGCTATAACGGATTCCCAAAGTCGGCATGTATTTCGGTCAACGAAGAGGTTGTGCATGGGATCCCCGGCAAGCGCAAAGTGAAAGAAGGCGACATCGTCGGCATCGATATCGGTGTATATCTCGATGAGTACCACGCCGATGCCGCTCGGACTTTTGCCGTCGGTGAAGTCACGCCAGAAGTCGCGAAGCTCTTGAAGGTAACCGAGGACGCCTTGATGCTCGCGATCAACATGATCAAACCCGGAAAGAGGCTCGGCGATATTTGCGCTGCTATCCAAAAGCATGCCGAAAGTCACGGCTTTTCTGTTGTCCGCGAGTTGTCTGGACATGGGATCGGACAAAGCCTACATGAAGAACCGAGCGTTCCGAATTTTGGCCGCATGGGAACGGGGCCAAAGCTCAAAGAAGGCATGACGCTAGCCATCGAGCCGATGGTCAATATCGGAACTCCAAAAGTAAAGATTTTGAGCGATGATTGGACAGTGGTGACCGCGGACGGTAAATGTTCAGCTCAGTTCGAACACACCATCGCAATCGGCAAGAATTCAGCTGAAATCTTAACTTTGGAATAGCTGGGTTTCGCAGAACTGGCGCAATGGGCTACAATAGCCGCGAGGTAACGAATACTTGCGTAAAGGTTTTCAACCAAGAAAGAAAAAAGAAAATTCAGATAAGGAAGAAGGCATTGAGCTTGATGGCGTGGTCATTGAGAATTTGCCAAATGTGAAGTTTCGGGTTCAGTTGGATGAGGGTGATATGGTCATTCTCGCTCACATTAGCGGCAATATGCGCCGCCACTGGATTCGTATTTTGCCCGGTGATCGTGTAAAAGTTGAAGTATCACCGTACGACCTTACAAAGGGTCGCATCACCTACCGCTACAAGTAAGGTGCATTTTCGTTCTGTCCCGTAACACGCTTGTATTGCGGGGCAGAACTTTTCCACAAAATAGTGCAACAAATCCCGGCAGAAGATCGTCTGGGGCAGTTGCATTTCTCCCGCGCTGGCGGGTATCTTTTCAAATCGCGCTCGGCTTCGCGTGCCTTAATCTGCACGCCTTCGTCGAAGGGACTTTTTTAGAAATGACGAAAGTTCTGGACGGGAAGATGCCGAGACTGACGAGGATTTCAAATGAAAGTCAGGGCTAGTGTAAAGAAGATTTGCGAAAAGTGCAAGATCATCAAGCGTTCCGGTGTGGTGCGCGTGATCTGCGAGAACCCAAAGCACAAGCAGCGACAAGGTTAAGGAGAAACAAAGCAGAGTGGCTCGTATAGCTGGTGTAGATTTACCGCGCGACAAGGCAATTGCCTATGCCTTGCCGTTGATTTATGGTCTTGGAATGAAGACCGCCGCGGAAGTGATTGAAAAGGCGGGACTAGATCCAACTACCCGTGTTCGTGATTTGAACGAGCACGAGATTGGAAAGCTCCGCGAAATCATTGACGCAGATTATCAAGTCGAGGGCGACCTTCGACGAGAGGTCTACGCCAACATTCGCCGACTGATCGAAATCGGTTCCTACCGAGGGCTTCGACACCGACGTGGACTGCCAACTCGGGGCCAACGCACCCGAAGCAATGCCCGAACTCGAAAGGGTAAGGCCAAGACCGTTGCCGGCAAGAAGAAGGTCAAAAAGTAAGGTTTAAGCTATGGCTAGAAAGCAAAACGTACGCGGAAAGGTTAAGGAAAAACGCCAAGTTGCCCAAGGCATGGCCTATATCCAAAGCACTTTCAACAACACCATCGTTTCGATCACTGACCCGCAAGGCAATGTCCTTTGCTGGGCAAGTGCTGGCAATGTTGGATTCAAGGGAAGCCGAAAAGGCACTCCATTCGCCGCTCAAATGGCTGCAGAAACCTGCGCTAAGAAGGCTGCCGAGCACGGCATGCGAAAGGTGGATGTCCGTGTTTGTGGCCCTGGTGGCGGACGCGAAACAGCGATTCGATCACTCCAGGCTAACGGACTCGAAGTCCAAACCATTCAGGATGTCACTCCATTGCCACACAATGGTTGCCGACCTCCAAAGAAGCGACGCGTCTAATTCTCCCTGCATAAACTCATGCCTCACATTACGACACAAGAACTGACAAACGACTACGGAAAGTTCGTTTTTGAACCGCTGGAACGCGGATACGGACACACTGTAGGTAACTCGTTGCGCCGAGTGCTGCTTAGCAGCATTCAAGGTGCAGCCGTGGCTGCAGTCAAGGTCGGCAAGGTCTTCCACGAATTCGCTCCAATTCCAGGAGTGAAAGAAGACACCACCGAGCTCTTGCTGAACCTGAAGGATTTGGCGATTGCCGTCGAATTCGAAGGCGCTGCTCCGGATGAGTTGGTTCTTTCCATCAATGTGAAAGGCCCAGGCCGCGTGACCGGTGCAGATATTGTCTGCCCAGAAGGCGTGACCATCGTTAACCCAGAGGTTTACATTGCGACCGTGAGTGACGCTAAAGTCACCCTCGATATCGAACTGTTTGTGAACTGGGGCAGCGGATACACCCTCCCAGAAAAGCAAGAGCGATACCGAGGCATCATTGGCATCTTGCCGACCGGGTCGCAGTTCACTCCTGTAAAGAAGGTCAATTATACTGTCGAGCCGACTCGTGTAGGAAGCCGAACTGACTTTGAGCGACTCGTCTTGGATGTTTGGACAAACGGTGCTGTACCGCCAAACGATGCTGTCACTCAAGCTGCACAAATTCTTGTTCGATCGTTGCAGATGTTCTTTGAACTTGGCAAGGGCAACTTTGATCTGGACTTCGCTGACGAAGAAAGCGAATTGCCAGAACTCTCAAACGTTCCTGAAATAAAGATCGAAGAGATGGATTTCTCGCAGCGAACCTTCAACTGCTTGCGACGCGCTGGATTGCTGACATTGCGACATCTGGCCGCCACAACCGAGAGCGACCTTACCAGCATTCGTGGCTTCGGTAAGAAATCGCTGAACGAAGTGCGCGACAAACTCGCTGAGCACGGCCTGGCGATCAAGCCACCAAAGGCAGGCTACCGAGTAGTTGATTTTGACGACGACGAAGAAGATTTCGATTAAGGACCAAACCGATGAATCATAAGATTGACCGACGTAAACTTGGACTGCCTAGCGATCAACGCCGCGCGCTGTTGACAAACTTGACGCGCCAGTTCATCCGACATGGCTATGTCCGAACAACCTTGGGCCGAGCAAAGGAACTTCGACGTATCGTCGAAAAGCTCATCACCTTGGCGAAGGATGATTCATTGCAGTCACGACGAGAAGCTCGAAAGATCCTCGTCGGACACAGCAGCAGCTCCAAGAAGCCAGAAAAATTGCTGGCCGGCAAAACCGAGCTCGAAAAGATGCTCATCTTGCAAGAGCGCAGCCTGATCAACGGCGAAGACCTCGTCGCTCACCTGTTCGACGTCGTGGCTCCTCGCTTCCGCGATCGAAAGGGTGGCTACACCAGGCTCACCAAGACCGGTTTGCGACGCGGCGATGCTGCAGTGACTGCCGTTCTCGAACTCGTAGACTAAGTTTGCTCTGAAAAGACTTCAACTCATCGTCGCCTATGATGGCACTGACTTCTGTGGATGGGCCCCGCAGAAAGATCAACGAACGGTCCAAAGTACATTGACAGATATCGTGCGCCAGGTCTCGGGCGAAGATTGCGAGATCATCGGAGCAAGCCGCACCGATTCAGGAGCTCATGCTGATTACCAGGTGTGTCATTTCGACACGAACTGGAAAGCAGATCCTGTTCAGATTCCCAGAATCTTGAACAACATGCTCCCGCAAGATATCGGGATTCAAAAAGCAAAGTTCGTCCCGGACTCGTTCCATTCGAGATTTAGTGCGGTTGATCGAACATATCGCTATCGAATTCGGCAATCTCCTCGAAATCCAAATATCTCGCGGTTTACCCACGACTACTGGAAAAAGCTAGACCTAAAAGCTATGCAGGAAGCATCGAAGTGCTTGGTTGGAGTTCATGACTTCAGAGCATTTAGCGAGGAAGTCGAACCAGAAGCAAACGCAATTCGAGAGATTTTTGAGATCAATGTCCGAGGCGCCGGGAGAGAAATCTGGATCGACATTCGAGGAAACGCATTCATGCGAGGAATGATGCGCAGAATCAGTGGAGGACTCTTCGAAGTCGGCCGAGGTCGACGTCCAGGAAGCGACATCGCAGGATTGCTCGATTTGGAAAGGCGGGAAACCATCCATTGGCCGGTTGTCCTACCCGCGAAAGGACTTTGCCTCAAAAACATCCGCTAT encodes the following:
- the rpsK gene encoding 30S ribosomal protein S11, with translation MARKQNVRGKVKEKRQVAQGMAYIQSTFNNTIVSITDPQGNVLCWASAGNVGFKGSRKGTPFAAQMAAETCAKKAAEHGMRKVDVRVCGPGGGRETAIRSLQANGLEVQTIQDVTPLPHNGCRPPKKRRV
- the infA gene encoding translation initiation factor IF-1, which translates into the protein MRKGFQPRKKKENSDKEEGIELDGVVIENLPNVKFRVQLDEGDMVILAHISGNMRRHWIRILPGDRVKVEVSPYDLTKGRITYRYK
- a CDS encoding DNA-directed RNA polymerase subunit alpha — encoded protein: MPHITTQELTNDYGKFVFEPLERGYGHTVGNSLRRVLLSSIQGAAVAAVKVGKVFHEFAPIPGVKEDTTELLLNLKDLAIAVEFEGAAPDELVLSINVKGPGRVTGADIVCPEGVTIVNPEVYIATVSDAKVTLDIELFVNWGSGYTLPEKQERYRGIIGILPTGSQFTPVKKVNYTVEPTRVGSRTDFERLVLDVWTNGAVPPNDAVTQAAQILVRSLQMFFELGKGNFDLDFADEESELPELSNVPEIKIEEMDFSQRTFNCLRRAGLLTLRHLAATTESDLTSIRGFGKKSLNEVRDKLAEHGLAIKPPKAGYRVVDFDDDEEDFD
- the map gene encoding type I methionyl aminopeptidase, which codes for MIILKTRAEIAKMREAGRILARAQRIAGEMLRPGITTEELDAEIHRVITEAGASPSFLGYNGFPKSACISVNEEVVHGIPGKRKVKEGDIVGIDIGVYLDEYHADAARTFAVGEVTPEVAKLLKVTEDALMLAINMIKPGKRLGDICAAIQKHAESHGFSVVRELSGHGIGQSLHEEPSVPNFGRMGTGPKLKEGMTLAIEPMVNIGTPKVKILSDDWTVVTADGKCSAQFEHTIAIGKNSAEILTLE
- the rplQ gene encoding 50S ribosomal protein L17, with translation MNHKIDRRKLGLPSDQRRALLTNLTRQFIRHGYVRTTLGRAKELRRIVEKLITLAKDDSLQSRREARKILVGHSSSSKKPEKLLAGKTELEKMLILQERSLINGEDLVAHLFDVVAPRFRDRKGGYTRLTKTGLRRGDAAVTAVLELVD
- the rpmJ gene encoding 50S ribosomal protein L36 produces the protein MKVRASVKKICEKCKIIKRSGVVRVICENPKHKQRQG
- the truA gene encoding tRNA pseudouridine(38-40) synthase TruA, whose protein sequence is MKRLQLIVAYDGTDFCGWAPQKDQRTVQSTLTDIVRQVSGEDCEIIGASRTDSGAHADYQVCHFDTNWKADPVQIPRILNNMLPQDIGIQKAKFVPDSFHSRFSAVDRTYRYRIRQSPRNPNISRFTHDYWKKLDLKAMQEASKCLVGVHDFRAFSEEVEPEANAIREIFEINVRGAGREIWIDIRGNAFMRGMMRRISGGLFEVGRGRRPGSDIAGLLDLERRETIHWPVVLPAKGLCLKNIRYGRHPRDFRSRYQQTDLTGEIPHLENK
- the rpsM gene encoding 30S ribosomal protein S13, with translation MARIAGVDLPRDKAIAYALPLIYGLGMKTAAEVIEKAGLDPTTRVRDLNEHEIGKLREIIDADYQVEGDLRREVYANIRRLIEIGSYRGLRHRRGLPTRGQRTRSNARTRKGKAKTVAGKKKVKK